The following are encoded in a window of Bos indicus isolate NIAB-ARS_2022 breed Sahiwal x Tharparkar chromosome 21, NIAB-ARS_B.indTharparkar_mat_pri_1.0, whole genome shotgun sequence genomic DNA:
- the AP3B2 gene encoding AP-3 complex subunit beta-2 isoform X2 yields the protein MSAAPAYNEDKGGSAGPGEPEYGHDPASGGIFSSDYKRHDDLKAMLDTNKDSLKLEAMKRIVAMIARGKNASDLFPAVVKNVACKNIEVKKLVYVYLVRYAEEQQDLALLSISTFQRGLKDPNQLIRASALRVLSSIRVPIIVPIMMLAIKEAASDMSPYVRKTAAHAIPKLYSLDSDQKDQLIEVIEKLLADKTTLVAGSVVMAFEEVCPERIDLIHKNYRKLCNLLIDVEEWGQVVIISMLTRYARTQFLSPTQNESLLEENSEKAFYGSEEDEAKGPGSEEAASTALPARKPYVMDPDHRLLLRNTKPLLQSRSAAVVMAVAQLYFHLAPKAEVGVIAKALVRLLRSHSEVQYVVLQNVATMSIKRRGMFEPYLKSFYIRSTDPTQIKILKTYIRSMDKDFVAATIQAIGRCATNIGRVRDTCLNGLVQLLSNRDELVVAESVVVIKKLLQMQPAQHGEIIKHLAKLTDNIQVPMARASILWLIGEYCEHVPRIAPDVLRKMAKSFTAEEDIVKLQVINLAAKLYLTNSKQTKLLTQYVLSLAKYDQNYDIRDRARFTRQLIVPSEQGGALSRHAKKLFLAPKPAPVLESSFKDRDHFQLGSLSHLLNAKATGYQELPDWPEEAPDPSVRNVEVPEWTKCSNREKRKEKEKPFYSDSEGESGPTESADSDPESESESESKSSSESGSGESSSESDNEDQEEDEEKGRSSESEQSEEEGKKKKMKKRKKVPEGQEGGLSSDEGSDSSSSSSESEMTSETEEEQVEPASWRKKTPPSSKSAPAAKEVSLLDLEDFTPASVQPVSPPTVVSTSLAADLEGLTLTDSPLVPSLLSPVSGAGRQELLHRVAGEGLAVDYTFSRQPFSGDPHMVSVHIHFSNSSDTPIKALHLGTPKLPPGISIQEFPEIESLAPGESATVVMGINFCDSTQAANFQLCTQTRQFYVSIQPPVGELMAPVFLSENEFKKEQAKLTGMNEITEKLTLPDTCRSDHVVVQKVTATANLGRVPCGTSDEYRFAGRTLTSGSLVLLTLDARPTGAAQLTVNSEKMVIGTMLVKDVVQALTQ from the exons ATGTCGGCCGCCCCGGCCTACAACGAAGACAAAGGCGGCTCTGCCGGCCCCGGGGAGCCCGAGTATGGCCACGACCCGGCGAGCGGCGGCATTTTCTCCTCCGACTACAAGCG GCACGATGACCTGAAGGCGATGCTGGACACCAACAAGGATTCCCTCAAGCTGGAGGCCATGAAGAGAATTGTGGCG ATGATTGCCCGGGGAAAGAACGCCTCAGACCTGTTCCCCGCCGTGGTGAAGAATGTGGCCTGTAAGAACATAGAG GTGAAGAAGCTCGTCTACGTGTACCTGGTGCGCTACGCTGAGGAGCAGCAAGACCTAGCCCTGCTGTCTATCTCCACCTTCCAGCGTGGCCTGAAG GACCCCAACCAGCTGATTCGAGCCAGTGCCCTCCGCGTCCTGTCTAGCATTCGTGTGCCCATCATCGTGCCCATCATGATGCTGGCCATCAAGGAAGCTGCCTCAGATATGTCTCCCTATGTGCGGAAAACAGCTGCCCATGCCATCCCTAAGCTCTACAG TTTGGATTCTGACCAGAAGGACCAGCTGATAGAGGTCATCGAGAAGCTTCTGGCTGACAAGACCACG CTGGTGGCGGGCAGTGTGGTGATGGCCTTCGAGGAGGTGTGCCCCGAGCGCATCGACCTGATCCACAAGAACTACCGGAAGCTCTGTAACCTGCTCATCGACGTGGAGGAGTGGGGCCAGGTGGTCATCATCAGCATGCTCACCCGCTATGCCCGCACGCAGTTCCTCAGCCCCACCCAGAAC GAATCTCTGCTGGAGGAGAACTCTGAGAAAGCCTTCTATGGCTCCGAGGAGGATGAGGCCAAGGGCCCGGGGTCTGAGGAGGCAGCCTCCACGGCGCTGCCCGCCCGGAAGCCCTACGTCATGGACCCTGACCACCGGCTGCTGCTGCGCAACACGAAGCCGCTCCTGCAGAGCCGCAGCGCCGCCGTGGTCATGGCCGTGGCGCAGCTTTACTTCCACCTGGCTCCCAAGGCAGAGGTGGGCGTCATCGCCAAGGCCCTCGTGCGCCTGCTGAGGAGCCACAG TGAAGTGCAGTACGTGGTGCTCCAGAACGTGGCCACCATGTCCATCAAGCGCCGG GGTATGTTTGAGCCGTACCTGAAGAGCTTCTACATCAGGTCCACTGACCCCACCCAGATCAAGATTCTGAAG ACCTACATTCGCAGCATGGACAAGGACTTTGTGGCAGCCACCATCCAGGCCATTGGGCGCTGCGCAACTAACATAGGCCGAGTCCGCGACACCTGCCTCAACGGCCTGGTGCAGCTGCTGTCCAACCGTGATG AGCTTGTGGTCGCAGAGTCAGTGGTGGTCATCAAGAAGCTGCTGCAAATGCAGCCAGCCCAGCATGGAGAGATTATCAAACACTTGGCAAAGCTCACAGACAACATCCAG GTGCCCATGGCCCGAGCCAGCATCTTGTGGCTCATCGGCGAGTACTGTGAGCACGTCCCCAGGATTGCACCAGACGTCCTGAGAAAGATGGCCAAATCCTTCACTGCCGAGGAGGACATCGTCAAACTGCAGGTCATCAACCTGGCAGCCAAGCTCTACCTGACCAACTCAAAGCAG ACCAAGCTGCTGACCCAGTACGTGCTGAGCCTAGCCAAGTATGACCAGAACTACGATATCCGTGACCGAGCACGCTTCACCCGGCAGCTCATTGTCCCTTCGGAGCAGGGCGGGGCTCTCAGCCGCCATGCCAAGAAGCTCTTCCTGGCACCCAAACCAGCTCCAGTCTTGGAGTCGTCCTTCAAAG ACCGGGACCACTTCCAGCTGGGCTCCCTGTCCCACCTGCTCAATGCCAAGGCCACGGGCTACCAGGAGCTGCCAGACTGGCCAGAGGAAGCCCCGGACCCATCTGTGCGCAACGTGGAG GTACCTGAATGGACCAAGTGCTCCAAtagggagaagaggaaggagaaggagaaaccCTTCTACTCAGACTCGGAGGGAGAATCGGGCCCCACAGAGTCTGCAGACAGCG ACCCCGAGTCCGAGAGTGAATCGGAAAGTAAGAGCAGCAGTGAAAGCGGCTCCGGGGAGTCCAGCAGCGAGTCTGACAACGAAGACCAGGAAGAGGacgaggagaaagggaggagcagtgagag TGAACAGAGTGAGGAGGAAggtaagaagaagaaaatgaagaagaggaagaaggtgcCAGAAGGGCAAGAAGGCGGCTTGTCCTCGGATGAGGGCAGCGATTCCAGCAGCAGCTCCTCAGAGTCTGAGATGACATCAGAGACCGAGGAGGAGCAGGTGGAACCTGCctcctggaggaaaaaaaca CCTCCCAGTAGCAAAAGTGCCCCTGCAGCCAAGGAGGTCTCCCTGCTTGACCTAGAGGACT TCACCCCGGCCAGTGTCCAGCCTGTGTCCCCGCCCACAGTCGTGTCCACTAGCCTGGCTGCTGACCTGGAGGGTCTGACACTCACAGACTCCCCGCTGGTGCCCTCG CTGCTGAGTCCCGTGTCAGGAGCTGGGAGACAGGAGCTGCTGCACCGTGTGGCTGGCGAGGGGCTGGCTGTGGACTACACCTTCAGCCGCCAGCCTTTCTCTGGGGACCCGCACATGGTGTCTGTGCACATCCACTTCTCCAACAGCTCAGACACCCCCATCAAGGCCCTGCACTTGGGCACCCCCAAACTGCCTCCCGGCATCAGCATCCAGGAGTTCCCTGAAATCG AGTCCCTGGCACCTGGAGAGTCTGCCACTGTTGTCATGGGCATTAATTTCTGTGACTCAACCCAGGCGGCCAACTTCCAGCTATG CACCCAAACCCGACAGTTCTATGTCTCCATTCAGCCACCCGTTGGGGAGCTGATGGCCCCCGTGTTCCTGAGTGAGAATGAGTTCAAGAAGGAACAGG
- the AP3B2 gene encoding AP-3 complex subunit beta-2 isoform X1, which translates to MSAAPAYNEDKGGSAGPGEPEYGHDPASGGIFSSDYKRHDDLKAMLDTNKDSLKLEAMKRIVAMIARGKNASDLFPAVVKNVACKNIEVKKLVYVYLVRYAEEQQDLALLSISTFQRGLKDPNQLIRASALRVLSSIRVPIIVPIMMLAIKEAASDMSPYVRKTAAHAIPKLYSLDSDQKDQLIEVIEKLLADKTTLVAGSVVMAFEEVCPERIDLIHKNYRKLCNLLIDVEEWGQVVIISMLTRYARTQFLSPTQNESLLEENSEKAFYGSEEDEAKGPGSEEAASTALPARKPYVMDPDHRLLLRNTKPLLQSRSAAVVMAVAQLYFHLAPKAEVGVIAKALVRLLRSHSEVQYVVLQNVATMSIKRRGMFEPYLKSFYIRSTDPTQIKILKLEVLTNLANETNIPTVLREFQTYIRSMDKDFVAATIQAIGRCATNIGRVRDTCLNGLVQLLSNRDELVVAESVVVIKKLLQMQPAQHGEIIKHLAKLTDNIQVPMARASILWLIGEYCEHVPRIAPDVLRKMAKSFTAEEDIVKLQVINLAAKLYLTNSKQTKLLTQYVLSLAKYDQNYDIRDRARFTRQLIVPSEQGGALSRHAKKLFLAPKPAPVLESSFKDRDHFQLGSLSHLLNAKATGYQELPDWPEEAPDPSVRNVEVPEWTKCSNREKRKEKEKPFYSDSEGESGPTESADSDPESESESESKSSSESGSGESSSESDNEDQEEDEEKGRSSESEQSEEEGKKKKMKKRKKVPEGQEGGLSSDEGSDSSSSSSESEMTSETEEEQVEPASWRKKTPPSSKSAPAAKEVSLLDLEDFTPASVQPVSPPTVVSTSLAADLEGLTLTDSPLVPSLLSPVSGAGRQELLHRVAGEGLAVDYTFSRQPFSGDPHMVSVHIHFSNSSDTPIKALHLGTPKLPPGISIQEFPEIESLAPGESATVVMGINFCDSTQAANFQLCTQTRQFYVSIQPPVGELMAPVFLSENEFKKEQAKLTGMNEITEKLTLPDTCRSDHVVVQKVTATANLGRVPCGTSDEYRFAGRTLTSGSLVLLTLDARPTGAAQLTVNSEKMVIGTMLVKDVVQALTQ; encoded by the exons ATGTCGGCCGCCCCGGCCTACAACGAAGACAAAGGCGGCTCTGCCGGCCCCGGGGAGCCCGAGTATGGCCACGACCCGGCGAGCGGCGGCATTTTCTCCTCCGACTACAAGCG GCACGATGACCTGAAGGCGATGCTGGACACCAACAAGGATTCCCTCAAGCTGGAGGCCATGAAGAGAATTGTGGCG ATGATTGCCCGGGGAAAGAACGCCTCAGACCTGTTCCCCGCCGTGGTGAAGAATGTGGCCTGTAAGAACATAGAG GTGAAGAAGCTCGTCTACGTGTACCTGGTGCGCTACGCTGAGGAGCAGCAAGACCTAGCCCTGCTGTCTATCTCCACCTTCCAGCGTGGCCTGAAG GACCCCAACCAGCTGATTCGAGCCAGTGCCCTCCGCGTCCTGTCTAGCATTCGTGTGCCCATCATCGTGCCCATCATGATGCTGGCCATCAAGGAAGCTGCCTCAGATATGTCTCCCTATGTGCGGAAAACAGCTGCCCATGCCATCCCTAAGCTCTACAG TTTGGATTCTGACCAGAAGGACCAGCTGATAGAGGTCATCGAGAAGCTTCTGGCTGACAAGACCACG CTGGTGGCGGGCAGTGTGGTGATGGCCTTCGAGGAGGTGTGCCCCGAGCGCATCGACCTGATCCACAAGAACTACCGGAAGCTCTGTAACCTGCTCATCGACGTGGAGGAGTGGGGCCAGGTGGTCATCATCAGCATGCTCACCCGCTATGCCCGCACGCAGTTCCTCAGCCCCACCCAGAAC GAATCTCTGCTGGAGGAGAACTCTGAGAAAGCCTTCTATGGCTCCGAGGAGGATGAGGCCAAGGGCCCGGGGTCTGAGGAGGCAGCCTCCACGGCGCTGCCCGCCCGGAAGCCCTACGTCATGGACCCTGACCACCGGCTGCTGCTGCGCAACACGAAGCCGCTCCTGCAGAGCCGCAGCGCCGCCGTGGTCATGGCCGTGGCGCAGCTTTACTTCCACCTGGCTCCCAAGGCAGAGGTGGGCGTCATCGCCAAGGCCCTCGTGCGCCTGCTGAGGAGCCACAG TGAAGTGCAGTACGTGGTGCTCCAGAACGTGGCCACCATGTCCATCAAGCGCCGG GGTATGTTTGAGCCGTACCTGAAGAGCTTCTACATCAGGTCCACTGACCCCACCCAGATCAAGATTCTGAAG CTGGAAGTGTTAACTAACCTCGCCAATGAGACCAACATTCCTACTGTCCTCCGGGAATTCCAG ACCTACATTCGCAGCATGGACAAGGACTTTGTGGCAGCCACCATCCAGGCCATTGGGCGCTGCGCAACTAACATAGGCCGAGTCCGCGACACCTGCCTCAACGGCCTGGTGCAGCTGCTGTCCAACCGTGATG AGCTTGTGGTCGCAGAGTCAGTGGTGGTCATCAAGAAGCTGCTGCAAATGCAGCCAGCCCAGCATGGAGAGATTATCAAACACTTGGCAAAGCTCACAGACAACATCCAG GTGCCCATGGCCCGAGCCAGCATCTTGTGGCTCATCGGCGAGTACTGTGAGCACGTCCCCAGGATTGCACCAGACGTCCTGAGAAAGATGGCCAAATCCTTCACTGCCGAGGAGGACATCGTCAAACTGCAGGTCATCAACCTGGCAGCCAAGCTCTACCTGACCAACTCAAAGCAG ACCAAGCTGCTGACCCAGTACGTGCTGAGCCTAGCCAAGTATGACCAGAACTACGATATCCGTGACCGAGCACGCTTCACCCGGCAGCTCATTGTCCCTTCGGAGCAGGGCGGGGCTCTCAGCCGCCATGCCAAGAAGCTCTTCCTGGCACCCAAACCAGCTCCAGTCTTGGAGTCGTCCTTCAAAG ACCGGGACCACTTCCAGCTGGGCTCCCTGTCCCACCTGCTCAATGCCAAGGCCACGGGCTACCAGGAGCTGCCAGACTGGCCAGAGGAAGCCCCGGACCCATCTGTGCGCAACGTGGAG GTACCTGAATGGACCAAGTGCTCCAAtagggagaagaggaaggagaaggagaaaccCTTCTACTCAGACTCGGAGGGAGAATCGGGCCCCACAGAGTCTGCAGACAGCG ACCCCGAGTCCGAGAGTGAATCGGAAAGTAAGAGCAGCAGTGAAAGCGGCTCCGGGGAGTCCAGCAGCGAGTCTGACAACGAAGACCAGGAAGAGGacgaggagaaagggaggagcagtgagag TGAACAGAGTGAGGAGGAAggtaagaagaagaaaatgaagaagaggaagaaggtgcCAGAAGGGCAAGAAGGCGGCTTGTCCTCGGATGAGGGCAGCGATTCCAGCAGCAGCTCCTCAGAGTCTGAGATGACATCAGAGACCGAGGAGGAGCAGGTGGAACCTGCctcctggaggaaaaaaaca CCTCCCAGTAGCAAAAGTGCCCCTGCAGCCAAGGAGGTCTCCCTGCTTGACCTAGAGGACT TCACCCCGGCCAGTGTCCAGCCTGTGTCCCCGCCCACAGTCGTGTCCACTAGCCTGGCTGCTGACCTGGAGGGTCTGACACTCACAGACTCCCCGCTGGTGCCCTCG CTGCTGAGTCCCGTGTCAGGAGCTGGGAGACAGGAGCTGCTGCACCGTGTGGCTGGCGAGGGGCTGGCTGTGGACTACACCTTCAGCCGCCAGCCTTTCTCTGGGGACCCGCACATGGTGTCTGTGCACATCCACTTCTCCAACAGCTCAGACACCCCCATCAAGGCCCTGCACTTGGGCACCCCCAAACTGCCTCCCGGCATCAGCATCCAGGAGTTCCCTGAAATCG AGTCCCTGGCACCTGGAGAGTCTGCCACTGTTGTCATGGGCATTAATTTCTGTGACTCAACCCAGGCGGCCAACTTCCAGCTATG CACCCAAACCCGACAGTTCTATGTCTCCATTCAGCCACCCGTTGGGGAGCTGATGGCCCCCGTGTTCCTGAGTGAGAATGAGTTCAAGAAGGAACAGG